The nucleotide sequence ctgctgcaggccgtgtggttatccagaggagggctgatggaagcagttctcctctgatgaggtttatcagcagaacctccattgaggtggactctgagacatcagtcagggtctgagtgctgaggaagtccagagagagccgacactcatccagaccatccaagatgaacaaaaccaggaagtcctggaagctgcaaattcctgcttctttgcttccagagaagaagtgatcaacaagtcccaccaagctgaagctcctccccctcagcacgttcagctctctgaaGGTTAGTGGAAATGTGAAGTGGACCTCCTGCTGGGCTTTGTCTTCAGCCCAGTCTacagtgaacttgtgtgttaagagtgttttcccaatgccagctacgccctttgtcatcactgtcctgattggtcgaggtcttccaggaggggctttaaagagctcttctagtgtgatggctctttctgctgtgtctgaTCTCCTGGATGCTGTTTCTATCTGTATGACCTCGTGTTCCTGGTTGACCTCTCCACCCCCTCCCTTTGTGATGTAGAGCTCTGTGTAGATCTCCTTCAGGAGGGTTGGACTTCCTGCTTTAGCCAcgccctcagacacacactggaatTTCTTCTTCAGCTTGGACTTCAGCTCACGTTGGTATGGATGAGcctttgttcctgaatgaagacaaacttaatgttagagtggagaagtcagagcaggtttgaacattggagatcaaagtgtgtgatgttctcggtctggatggttcctcagattaaatgtgactgATTGAATCATGCTTTGAACAAGAAAAGCTAGTTTTGTGTCCTTCAtgtgatgttcctcacagtgaagatgttcacatgctcttactgctctgcagacgctcagccagctcctcctgcttcatcctcttcaggaaatacagtgtgatgttcagaaaggcctccctgctcctcctctgctcctcatcttcaccctccatctgactctctgagcactctggatcatctccatccacaatcttctgcatgtgtttgagttcagctttaacaaagctgatgatgttgtcctccagcagctggaacacaaatacattaaaggCGATGAGTTAAGGCCTGCTccaatcatctgtgtgtgtgtgtgtgtgtgtgtgtgtacagtggtttgatcacaggctgacacaggtttagtgtctttgtagacgtacacaccgtaaagatggagtcaggctcagctccagaaaaaccatccacaccctccaagctgctgtggagaagacacagacactcagacatgctgaggagcagctggaggaaagcacaggaagctctgctaacatcatgtgaacatcagtaacagtgggtgatgtcctgcagagccacagtgcagtgagtgtggagcagcctttggagctcagctcaagagtggaacatctcagcatgtttccactgaacaggagaacaagtctgttggactgaggctttatttggcttcaatccttcataaatctgaagatcacacgcagtctaagactcacctacacactggagaccattcctacaaagccttttctttttcaccttccactgtttgctgagatttacatcaacaccacttcaataacaaacatagtccatcaaaatgtatttttttttattgggggtGCTTACCACTCTCATTGAGCCACTTTTCATTCTGGCTTTTTAACACACCACACTAAATAgggcaaacatttaaaacataatataatatatatatatatatatatatatatatatatatatatatatatatatatacactgtatatattatgtGCTGAGGGCGGTCCAGGTGAACCAATTTCTTCCAGAGCTGGCGGTCCCGTACCAGCAGATCTACATCCTCCACAACAAGTCTGTGTTGTCTGAGATCGCCTGTTATGATGTTGACCCATCGTGTGCGGGGCTTGCCTCCTGGCCATCTCCAACCTGCTGCCCTTGGGTCAATAGCTTTCGTCAGATGGTCAGGAAATAGGTGGAGGACATGGTCAAACCAGCATGTGCGTCACTGCGCAGCCTAGCAAGATGCTCTAGGCTGACATGTGTGGGCTCTTAGCACTTCattggaataaaaataaacaaatacttgaaattgtttaaactgtggaccctgaatctataatttatgaaagtttaactttttgaatgaaatcatggaaattaaacaacttttccaagATATTCAATTTTTCTTATAAAGGGTCTGTATAAGAGGGTGTGCACACTTTTGCTACctcattctctcagttttttttttatttttacttcatctccctgaaatgtttcagtttgtttttcaattgcattgtacaggttctaggtcacattaaaggtggaaaatactgtgaaattatttatttatattgtccCTCCTCTGCTTACTCTCTTTGAAGCCCTCTCATACGAAAATGGAGACAAACTCAGTCCAACTGAGCGACTGAAACAACCACCAGGAAAACGTCTCCACCACTACAGGGACTGAATTCCCATCAGTTCAAATCCTCCATAGCCTGTCTAAAACTTCTCAAAGCAGCAGTACAGAGACACTCTGGTTCCACGTACAGCCCTACAGACATCAACAAAAACCGCTTCCACGCCAGCCGACCTTGACGATGGAGGGTCCCTAGCAGCCATCAGTGACCCTCTCACCATCAGATGCTCCTGGTCAGTGTAACAGGTTCACACACATTCCTAGTCACTCATTATTGGTGATTCAATAACTAGGAACACCAGATTATTTAATgtcatcacacactgtattccaggtgctacagttcacactatCTGAGACAAACTTAACCAAATGTTACCCACACTGCCAGCAACTGttactaaaatagtgttacatgtagAAACAAACAACGTGAATAGATGTGAACCATGAGTgagtttaaccttctctttaatgttttaaagatgTGTGAAATCAGTGTTTATCTCTGGTCCTCTTCctacactaaataaatacataaataaccaaagaacaaacagtacatGAATTGGTGTCgtatgtgtttgtctgttctgtCTTTGatgaaatatatattaataataatattattattattattattattattattattattatatgtctcACTGTCGCATGGAGCCGAGGCAACAATTTATCAAGTNNNNNNNNNNNNNNNNNNNNNNNNNNNNNNNNNNNNNNNNNNNNNNNNNNNNNNNNNNNNNNNNNNNNNNNNNNNNNNNNNNNNNNNNNNNNNNNNNNNNCATATATAACTGATAAATAGAGATTgattaaaatacatatacacctatacatatatatctacacataaacacacacatgaaaaaaataaaataaaaagaaacatagaTTTGAACATTAGTTGAAcaactttacacaaataattaacactagaaataataattataaaatactttagtttaaatatattttactactttaacttttacaactagaataggctaaaaatgaattaaatgaataaatgaagactgagacacaaataaatataaaaatgaataaattaaataaagaaataagtaaacaaatacttaaataagtcaataaataaataaataagttgatcTCCAAAAGCACCaaatatgacaacacaaaatacttttgttataatgacaatttaccaaaaacctcttgggtaataataaaataaaataaaaaatcaggacaactttgttttttgaaaatagccaaacacacattataaaaacttATAGACTCAAAATGGCTCCATCCAGATagttttgattatgttaaactcagaagaaagaataaactgtttcctacaaaaacatgacatcgaataataataataataataataataataataataataataataataataataataataataataataataataataataataataataataatctgatcTGACTGATCTGGACATGTCATCTACCAGTGGCTGTTAGTGATTGGTAGATGACCGTTGCTATGGATACTATGGACAAATACAGAATGAACTCTCCCTCAAAAGGAAACACTCTGAAAAAACTCTGCTGCTGGGAAaagactaaactaaagtgttctaatcattccctcctgataaaacaagtaaagactgaaggacacgtcacagaaaacaataatgctGATGCTGCTAAAATATGTTGGTGTATGTTAACATGAAACACATCAGTTTAGAAATCATTAAATCAAAACTATATGTTCAATCCCATAAGGTTTTATAGATAACGCTAATAATTCTGTAATTTGtctcatgtttaattaaaaaacgaaaacattaatgaaataagataaaatactaattattgaacaaactaaaaaacttaaattgtaatatcaaattaggaaaataaactaaaatacattttggttgagaaactttttaataaaagttcagcctttgtttcaaagttagatttgaaatgtttcacataAAAATATCTCCTCCATAAaccagtaattattttatttttaaacctaaaatatataaagactaagaaaaaaattggaaccacaacaatatttatgttttagtttgattttgaatatttcatttaaaatcactaatgtcctaaaaagtcacaactttcacattattacattatttaataataataaacatagaaacaaaacacacatcaaacaaatgtttttctgatcttaaatcagaaatgtccaaatcaacatatattaaattaaaacagctttaataaattaaccagaaatgattttctcctctttttgacatgaatgaaatgaatgattatgaaactatatcttgtgtgaactgcagtgaactggtagaaagaacattagataacacacaacacaacttgttcacaactgatacagaaagaatataaaaataacattgtttgacctagaaaataaacacttacacaacagaataattacaacacataaacattgattaaataatatattatggaaacaacacgcacacacacacacacaccacacacacacacacacaccacacacacacacacacacacacacacacacacacagaccacacatacacacacacacacacacacagactacacatacacacgtacacacacacacatacacacacacacacacatatatatgtatgtgtgggtgAATGAATAAGGATGATGTCATGCTGTATGTATGGgagaaacgtgttgtgagtgtgagtgtgctagtgggcgtgtcatagagtgattgattgatggatgatgacactttatgtataactgagagaaacgtgttgttagtgaaaaatgtaccagggcgtgtctttgagtgagtgatcatgtgatagaaggatagctgtttgcacacatatatacatacacacatacagtacatacacattGTAACACTCcccaacactttacagttgtagcttgaataaaagtcatattttttagttaaaaggtaaatgaactaatgatcttaataacagacatggataacattatttcatatattgaggaatcatatatactgtatagaccctggcccagaatgcagaacagtggctgatcacctgaggttataaaaacaacctcaccacctaaaacgtctaatcaaaggtgggggggctgaactgtacatggtacgtggtctatagatttaactaggactctttagagagataataaagacataaatacaatcacaaatctgttcccttgtaatctatataaatattagtagaggcataaattaacataacacctggttacatttctgttttgttctaattactgttttattctaatgatttgatttactttacagttctttgggttattttcttacttttttattcacttctttaataatctctgtcagtttgaatattatgttacaactgtgtaaaatattgtcattttcctctctttatgttctaaaaatctcacaactaaaacccttatgtgtatttatatcctcagatagataaataaatatgtagacatggatagaattagatagaaattataacttgaaatatttaaaaaatcataatcaattttttgtcgtttgtgcttcaaaagcttccatataaatttgataaagattgatattaatttctgaaagtcatttcctgactggtcgctgtgggcaggcaggaccgtgaatgtatttttcctcactaagaaataagaatcaatcaatcaatcagttaaggttcctgctgtgggttttcacattcacatggaaagagaagtgatattaaaataaaatacacacacactacatagcaatcatagactcacctcactatgtggttgtatgtaataaagaaattataaaatatgtattgaatAAATCTTACAACACcttttgtaatcatgtgatgttttataagattgattttgatgatcatgtattcagttattgtttgtacagATAAATATAAGTGGCTAATTTCAAGTTTACTAtgtttattcaatttaaacacaaatcatgtttgtattttgttcTGTTCTACTTGtaacttttttcttatattaaaacatagtctaacagtaaatccaaataaatgtaataaagttaaataaaagtttttgtcCCACTCTAACAATGGTTGAACttgaaaacttgaaaaaaaataatgttaaaataaattaacaaccTTACTTTAAGTAACCTGATATTATAATTTCCAAATAACgttaatataacataataaaacaaagtctgaattaaatattttttcttattcataattttatatagtcacactgttaaacagtgtgaagagaggaaatgttagaatggattattattcatggtttctttttgtgtgtaatactataattatatatatttatactcaataaatctattcataaaatatattcagatcaacttgttagctgtcattttcagaacaaggacaaacagtttcagaacatctgatttcaacttaatctaaaaataaaaataacacaaccatgtacgtaaacgaagagacaaatcagatataaacaagacaatcagattaacagtaaaatgtcagtttgactcaaaatgcacaaagtctaaataatttataaataagaataattatagtctaaaattaaacttaatacacattaaacaactcatgttctatatacctaaataaatcaaataaacagacaccatagacccctaaatgatcaataataatgaataagtcaataaatcttaaacataacttgtattgctttaaatcaccagtaaaagacatctttaactaattacaaggagctgatcatttgatttctaaaagtataaaaacactgataaatctatgtttggggcccagggagtgagcagaccctgaggaccacagctgtgttttagatgagtgtctgttcttctattgacttgttatgacttgttgattcattttctgttcatctctaataaactgattgattgattcagcaaaacctctgactatgtctctctgtatgaaatctcaggtactgaacaccAGAGTTAGCTCAAAAACTCTAACAATTGTTAAACAATGATATTTGTAACATAAGTctacagtttgaaataaatttaaaacgttttaaaaacatacatatttttgttttaataattgtatgagtgggtcaagttaaacattttagtattttattttatattacgcattgttggaatgtcagtgctaaataaatattttcatattttaaaggtaggttaggtgatttttgaaagccagcatgattttgaatgtagcttacccccctcccctctgtgctccgtctaactcacatgcattagcactgctgctgcagaagtggatctaagctagagctgggcgatatggccttttataaataccgcgatatttttaggccatgtcacgatactcgatatatatctcgatattttgcattacccttgaattaacactttgatgcacaaaatcacaccagtatgatgattctatatgtctacattaaaacattcttgatcatactgcattaatatatgccaattttaaactttcatgcaaaaaaggggatatcacaactaagtcaaagttgacataactgtatttattaaacagtgagtggctcaaacataaaattgtcaacagaaagtgcacgttctgtgcaaaattgtcacagagacatttcaaaacaagacattagtgcaggatgcaactcacatggcatttcaaaacacaaaatgaaagtgcactttttgtacataatgccactacaatattttaaaacaaatagtgcccttttgtgcatgttgtcattaagatgacatttcaaaacaacactaaatttaagtcagcgagtttaacggtatggtcattttcaacaccgcacagactacaagctgcgatatatcgagtatattcgatatatcgcccagctctaatctaagctcattgtttgtattgtgtagaaactacgtcgtctcattcagcagtaagtataacactaaactttatcattatatactgtatgttaaaaaacgtgactaaaaactctgttttaagtccGTCACCAATGACGCGCTATGAGTGTGGGCTCGTGGACGTGAGGGgtggagaacgagcagggacAGAGAGAGACATGATTGGTTCATAAAAAACCGAAcaatcttttttcattggtcaaagttttaacaggtttacagctgctacacatgatggattttctttgttcctttttcagagctcaTAAGATTAGTTTCTgtcagaacattaaaaaaatttcaaccaaaaacttaaaaagtgtatctggaaaaaaaatcccctaccctacctttaattgattgattatttgaaacattagttttgatttatacaattgcatagttttaattttagtggttagtaacattcagagctagaaatgcaataatttatttcaggcttcAGCCAGTAATTTACATTTCGGTTCATCCCTAAGTTTTTGACTTGATAACTTGTGTCAgagcaataattaaaatataatttcataagatatatttatatttatgaacacaatcctcactgattagttccacctcctctgattttctctctcattccttcatcagctcctcatagttctccatcagcctctcctcactcctcactaccttcttatctctgtccttcatccctctaacctgtcccagtcctcatcctttagtgtcccacctctcacaccttcatcacattcctctgatacagctctctgtcacacatgtgatggggattgatgtgaacatgtgatgagctgctgtgatgtgtctcacctcagagtgttcagtctctgagagagcagcttcactgctgagtctcctggatggttgtagctcaggtccagctctctcacactggaggagttggagctcaaagctgctgccagagaagctccgcccacctctgtgatgacacaacctgacagactggattcagaaaaacatccacaactcaggaaacaagtgaggagatgaggaacaggacaatgttgatggaacatgtgatctCACTGACCTGAGatagtccagtttacagtgaggactcttcagtccttcacacagcagcttcactcctgaatcctgcagatcattgttactcaggtccagatgtttcacactggaggactgagagctgaggactgaggacagagctgcacagcttctctctgagagaccacaggaactcaacctgatgaagaatcagaaaaaccttacagatgtttgtctgtgacagaattaaagacatgttcttctaaagtcacatacttaactttcttggaggctttaatcactgggagcagcttcagaaaagcttcctctgaaggagagaaactcttcaggtcaaagacatccagatgttcttgtgatgacagtaagatgaagaccagagctgaccactgagcaggagacagtTTCTCTGTGGAGAGACGTCCTGAATTCATGTACCGTTGGATCTGCTCCAGCAGAGAGTGAGCATTCACTTCATTCAGACAGTGGAACAAGTtgatgcttctctctgtggacaaACTCTTACTCAGCTTCTTCTTGATGTATTTAActgttctctgattggtctgtgagtcacttcctgtctgtgtcagcaggccttgtaggagcctctgattggtcggcagtgaaagacccagcaGGAAGCGGAGGAACAAGTCCAAGTGTCCATTTGGACTCCGCAAGGCCTCGTTCACAGCACTCTGATGGAGAAGGTTAAAGTCAGGCTGACCTCCACTATGGGGAAGGTTCAGTGGTTGATGTTTTAGCAGGTTGACTTTAGAGCTGATGAAGGTCTGATGGACGTGAAGAGCAGCCAGAAACTCCTGAAGGCTCAGGTGGATGAAGGTGAACACCTTGTCCTGGTACAGGCTGCTCTCTTCTCTGAAGACCTGTGTGAACACTcctgagcacactgaggctgcttTGAGGTCCATGCCACACTCTGTCAGGTCACTCTCATAGAAAATCAGGtttcctttctgcagctgctcaaaagccagttttcccaGAGACTCCATCATCTCCCTGCTCTGTGGACTCCAGTGTTGATCTGTGGAACCTCCTCCATCAAACTTTACCAtcttgactttgttctgaaggaccacgtagtggctgtagatctgagtcagagtcctgggaagctcttcctcctctctgctcttcaacatgtcttccagaactgtagcagtgatccagcagaagagtgggatgtggcacatgatgtggaggctacgacacgtcctgatgtgggacatgatcctgctgacctgctcctcatctgtggaCCTCCTCCTGAAGTACTCGTCCTTCTGATGGTCCGTAAACCCTCTGACTTCTGTCACCATGTCCACACACTCGGgagggatctgattggctgctgcaggccgtgtggttatccagagtcgggctgatggaagcagttctcctctgatgaggtttatcagcagaacctccactgaggtggactcagagacatcagtcagggtctgagtgctgaggaagtccagagggagccgacactcatccagaccatccaagatgaacaaaaccaggaagtcctggaagctgcagattcctgcttctttgcttccagagaagaagtgatcaacaagtcccaccaggctgaagctcctccccctcagcatGTTCAGCTCCCTGAAGGTCAGTGGGAATGTGAAGTGGACCTCCTGCTGGGCTTTATCTTCAGCCCAGTCCacagtgaacttgtgtgttaagagtgttttcccaatgccagccacgccctttgtcatcactgtcctgattggtcgaggtcTTCTCGGAGGGGCTTTAAAGAGCTCTTCTAGTGTGAtggctctttctgctgtgtctgaTCTCCTGGATGCTGTTTCTATCTGCATGACCTCGTGTTCCTGGTTGACCTCTCCACTCCCTCCCTTTGTGATGTAGAGCTCTGTGAAGATATCCTTCAGGAGGGTTGGACTTCCTGCTTTAGCCAcgccctcagacacacactggaactTCTTCTTCAGCTTGGACTTTAGCTCACGTTGGTATCGATGAGcctttgttcctgaatgaagaAAAACGTAATGTTAGAGTGGAGAAGTCAGAGCAGGTTTGAACATTGGAgatcaaagtgtgtgatgttctcagtctggatggttcctcagattaaatgtgactgATTGAATCATGCTTTGAGAAAGAAAAGCCAGCTTTGTGTCCTTCAtgtgatgttcctcacagtgaagatgttcacatgctcttactgctctgcagacgctcagccagctcctcctgcttcatcctcttcagaaaatacagtgtgatgttcagaaaggcctccctgctcctcctctgctcctcatcttcaccctccatctgactctctgagcactctggatcatctccatccacaatcttctgcatgtgtttgagttcagccttaacaaagctgatgatgttgtcctccagcagctggagcacaaacacattaaaggtgatGAGTGAAGTCCTGctccgtgtgtgcgtgtgtgtgtgtgtgtgtgtgtgtgtacagtggtttgatcacaggctgacacaggtttagtgtctttgtagacatacacaccgtaaagatggagtcaagctcagctccagaggaaccatccacaccctccaagctgctgtggagaagacacagacactcagacatgctgaggagcagctggaggaaagcacaggaagctctgctaacatcatgtgaacatcagtaacaatgggtgatgtcctgcagagccacagtgcagtgagtgtggagcagcctttggagctcagctcacgtgtggaacatctcagcatgtttccactgaactggagaacaagtctgttggactgaggctttatttgtcttcaatccttcataaatctgaagatcacacattgtctaagactcacctacacactggagaccattcctacaaagccttttctctttcaccttccactgtttgttgagatttacatcaacaccacttcaaataacaaacatagtccatcaaaatgtatttttttttattgggggtCCTTACCACTCTCAATGGGCCACTTTTCATTCTGGCTTTTTAACACACCACACTAAATGgggcaaacatttaaaacacaatatatatacaaaaataataaataaacatgaaaacaccATACA is from Gouania willdenowi unplaced genomic scaffold, fGouWil2.1 scaffold_63_arrow_ctg1, whole genome shotgun sequence and encodes:
- the LOC114460772 gene encoding protein NLRC3-like, with product DNIISFVKAELKHMQKIVDGDDPECSESQMEGEDEEQRRSREAFLNITLYFLKRMKQEELAERLQSRTKAHRYQRELKSKLKKKFQCVSEGVAKAGSPTLLKDIFTELYITKGGSGEVNQEHEVMQIETASRRSDTAERAITLEELFKAPPRRPRPIRTVMTKGVAGIGKTLLTHKFTVDWAEDKAQQEVHFTFPLTFRELNMLRGRSFSLVGLVDHFFSGSKEAGICSFQDFLVLFILDGLDECRLPLDFLSTQTLTDVSESTSVEVLLINLIRGELLPSARLWITTRPAAANQIPPECVDMVTEVRGFTDHQKDEYFRRRSTDEEQVSRIMSHIRTCRSLHIMCHIPLFCWITATVLEDMLKSREEEELPRTLTQIYSHYVVLQNKVKMVKFDGGGSTDQHWSPQSREMMESLGKLAFEQLQKGNLIFYESDLTECGMDLKAASVCSGVFTQVFREESSLYQDKVFTFIHLSLQEFLAALHVHQTFISSKVNLLKHQPLNLPHSGGQPDFNLLHQSAVNEALRSPNGHLDLFLRFLLGLSLPTNQRLLQGLLTQTGSDSQTNQRTVKYIKKKLSKSLSTERSINLFHCLNEVNAHSLLEQIQRYMNSGRLSTEKLSPAQWSALVFILLSSQEHLDVFDLKSFSPSEEAFLKLLPVIKN